CATCCTTCACGGACGGCTTCAGCACATCGAACGTGCCCTTCGACTTCGCGAGCAGCAGCTTCGTCTTGGAGTAATCGGCGAGCTCCTTCTCCACGTAGTTGAATCGGCGCTCGATGTTCAGAGCGAGCATTCCTCTATAGTTCGCGATCAGCAGCTCCTTGTCCTTAGACGCGAAGTTCGCCTCCAGCGTACCTGTCAGCTTCGTACCGAATTCCAGCTCCAGCACCTTTTTATGTACCAAATATTGCTGGAATGCTCCCTCCCAATCAGCAGGTGAGCCGTTAAGCTTGCCGCTGATAATAATCAGCGCCTCAGCTATATCTTCCTTGTTCGGATCTCCATAGCTGTAACCCCATGCAGAATGAGGAAGCGTGATGAGTAGTAGCAGCATCCATACTAGCATGCGTTTCATTGGTGTACGTTTCCCTCCTTCCGACCATTCTAGCTGATGGCTTAATGGATTGCTAGATACAAATGAGAATCAATATCATGGATAATGATAACTACTCTCAATAGATACGTCAACCATTATTTTAGCTGTTCAACAAACTGTCACGCGATGCTGACGGTCATGCTTCTCCCGCATCGGATATTTCTTTAACGAACTGTGAATAATTCGGAATCGAATCCATGTCGTACGCATACACAGCGCGAATGATTTTTTCACTCATATGCTGCTCGAGGTCACGGCGCTCTTGAGGCTTAGCTTTTTTGCTCGCCTTCAGGATCACCGGTCGGAATAAATGAAGAATCGTTCCGAGCGCCTCCTTATCGCCGTTTTGGGCACGATGTACAAGATCGTACAAATCAGATTCACTCATTTCTACTTTCTCACCTCATCTTTAAGAGCTTGAAGCAATTCAATAATCGAAGCATTAAGGGCATCGAGTCTTTTTTCAAAGCGTGTTAGCAAATAAGCTGTAATGACGATCGGAAACCCAAAATTGGAAATCGAGGTTGTAATGAGACTGATTAACTGAGCATCCTCCAAATTAGCTCACCCCGCCTCTTTGTTTTCTGTACGAGCCATTAGGTGACTCGGTCATGTAAGCCTTCATTTTTCTCAAAGCTGTGGTGCGGGACTTGGAGATCGCCTGCTGGGAGATGTGAAGCAGCTGCATGATGTCTCGATCCAACACGCAAGCTGAGTAAGCCAGCGTAATGATGAGCTTCTGCTTATCTGTTAATCGGTTGAAGGCAACGTATAGCGACTCGTTATGAAGCACCTGCTGAAAGGAGCTCGGATCTGTGATGAGCATCTCATCCTCCATTGAAGCTGAACGGGTGTACAAACATTCACCCAGCGTCGATTCCCCTTCGCCTAGCGGCGTATCAAATACGAGAGGCTGCCGCTCCTCATGACGAGTACGCTTCCGGTGGTAATCTATATCGCTATATCGAATTAACGAACAGAGATACTTCGTAAATCGAATTCGAAATAAGAAGCGTCTGAACGCCCCTTCTAATGCCACACTTGCCTCGCTATTGGGACTAAGCAGCTTCTTCGCCAGAAGGATTACATGTGCTTCGTCCTTGTAGAAGCCTTGAATCAACGGATGGTTGAATATTCGCTTGTTATGGTCAACATACATCGTAATCGCTTGTCGTTCTTCCTTCGTTAAGCCTCTGCCATCCAGCTCCATCTTCATATCAACTCCTCCTTGTCTTGCTCTTTGACTATTAAAGTGTTCGAGATTAGCTGAAATACAACCACATCAAGAACATACGTTCTTATTTTACTGCAAAAAATGAGGATGCACCACCAAGTGATCCCTAAACAGCCATTATAGAACATACGTTCCTTATATTAAAGTGTCCTGCTTGCCGAAAGCTGCAATCGTTGCATGCACATGCGAAAAAAGAATATGGCGAAGGTTGTATCCAGACTGGGCTCCAACACTTTACATAAGGACAGCTGTTACAAAGCAATGAAGCGTAGGCCACGCTTCACCAAACAAATTCTGGAGGTTATGCAAATGGCATGGGGAGATCCGATTCAAGACTTATCTGGACTGCAGGAGTTTGATCCGCTGGATCCAGTGGATGTACTAGCACGGCTCATTTACTCGGAGGCACGCGGCGAATCGCGTACAGGCAAAGCAGGCGTCGTGTGGGTCGTAAGCAATCGAGTGGATAAGAATTTGTCTGAGTTTGGAGGAAGCACCTACAAGGGAGTATGCTTGAAGCCGAATGCGTTCGCAGGCTTGACTACGCAGTCTGCCCGTCAACCAGACACAAGCTCCAGCGCCTGGGATGACTGCATCAGCGAAGCGCTATCGTCCTCACGAAGCTCCAATCCTATTGGCAAGTGCTTGTGGTTTGTAACCAACACTTACTTCAGCAGCAAGGTGACGACAAGCAATGGCTCGGAATATTGGAATTTTGGCGCTGGCAGCAAAAAAATTGTAGAGAAGGTCGTTCTGGGCAATCACACCTTCTTCCGGGTTGAGGGCTATTAATCGAGCGTTATAAGAGAAGGCAGCTCCCGCTTCAGGGGGCTGCCTTCGTCTATGTACAGCTAATCGCCTTCACGAAAGGCTACGCGACCGATCGCTAGCCGGTCACCTCTTACCTCGTACTCAGCCACTACCGTTCCCATGAAAGTGCCTGGCGATACTTGAGCGGAGAGCTCAACAACGATGCTTTGACCTTGCACACGATACGTGGTGATATTACCGATCACGACATCTTCAAACCATTGCCCCGCTTCAGCTTTGCTGTATGACTTGGTGTACGTGTGGTTGTCAACGGTTACGGAGTAGGTGTGCTTGTCGCCAGCTATGGCATGACTGGTTCGGATATGCGACTTCACAGCGTCCGTCGGATTGTCGACATCGAGCTCGGTGAAGTCCTTGTTCAGCACATGGAGCTCTGCTTGCCGAACTCCTGTACCATACGCAGTCGTAAGGATAATAAGAACTTCAGATTCAGCATCCGCATCGACGTTCGCTAACCGTACTTCCGGGTAGTAAGTCGGGTTCGAGACGTTGCTCCACGGGAACGACCTTTCTTGCTCTCCGATCTGAACGGTTAAGCCTTGAAGCATGTCGCCGGTAACGCTTGTAT
Above is a genomic segment from Paenibacillus sp. YYML68 containing:
- a CDS encoding helix-turn-helix domain-containing protein, which gives rise to MSESDLYDLVHRAQNGDKEALGTILHLFRPVILKASKKAKPQERRDLEQHMSEKIIRAVYAYDMDSIPNYSQFVKEISDAGEA
- a CDS encoding YvrJ family protein, coding for MEDAQLISLITTSISNFGFPIVITAYLLTRFEKRLDALNASIIELLQALKDEVRK
- a CDS encoding cell wall hydrolase; protein product: MAWGDPIQDLSGLQEFDPLDPVDVLARLIYSEARGESRTGKAGVVWVVSNRVDKNLSEFGGSTYKGVCLKPNAFAGLTTQSARQPDTSSSAWDDCISEALSSSRSSNPIGKCLWFVTNTYFSSKVTTSNGSEYWNFGAGSKKIVEKVVLGNHTFFRVEGY